The following are encoded together in the Deinococcus soli (ex Cha et al. 2016) genome:
- a CDS encoding ATP-binding cassette domain-containing protein gives MTDRAFIEVRGAREHNLRNVSLDIPKRQLTVFTGVSGSGKSSLVFDTLAAEAQRQLNETFTAFVQGFLPHYGQPDVDRVANLNAPVVINQKRVGGGARSTVGTYTDIAAPLRVLFSRAGLPSAGPAFAYSFNTPQGMCPECEGIGRTTQLDLNRLLDRSLSLNGGAIQHPDFKPGKWLWKTYALSGLFDLDRPVQDYSEHDLHLLLHGRDLKVSLGEINMTYEGLVDRFERMYLKKDAAAMSDRSRAVFEQFVTGGTCPVCGGARLNAAALASRIEGCNIAELADLEATELLAFLRGLSDPAAARVAGHLAQRLSHLVEIGLGYLSLSRETATLSGGEGQRLKLVRHLGNSLTDMLYILDEPSVGLHARDVSRLTGLLGALRDKGNTVLVVEHDPDVILAADHVVDLGPGAGARGGEVVFQGPVAALLEAGTLTGRHLGQPLPLKAQVRAPTGWLHVAGARLHNLKDVTVDIPTGVLTVVTGVAGSGKSTLIHDVFLPLHPDAVVVDQSRVTTNSRSAPATYTGIMDPIRKAFAKASGQSPSLFSFNSEGSCPNCAGLGVVYTDLAFMEGISTVCEVCEGQRFRPDVLRHQLRGQSISDVLNMTAGDALAFFTEKPVRAVLQAMTDVGLGYLTLGQPLSTVSGGEAQRLKLATELHKKGSVYVMDEPTTGLHLSDIGLLLGIIDRLVDGGNTVILIEHQLDVIRQADWLIDLGPEGGRAGGEVLYSGPPAGLRSVERSVTARYL, from the coding sequence ATGACCGACCGGGCTTTTATCGAGGTGCGCGGCGCGCGCGAACACAACCTGCGGAACGTCTCACTGGACATCCCCAAGCGGCAGCTGACCGTCTTCACGGGCGTATCGGGGTCCGGGAAGTCCTCGCTGGTGTTCGACACGCTGGCCGCCGAGGCGCAGCGGCAGCTGAACGAGACCTTCACCGCGTTCGTGCAGGGCTTCCTGCCCCACTACGGCCAGCCGGACGTGGACCGCGTGGCGAACCTGAACGCCCCGGTGGTCATCAACCAGAAGCGGGTGGGGGGCGGGGCGCGCTCGACGGTGGGCACGTACACGGACATCGCCGCGCCGCTGCGGGTGCTGTTCTCCCGCGCGGGGCTGCCGTCGGCGGGCCCGGCGTTCGCGTACTCGTTCAACACGCCGCAGGGCATGTGCCCCGAGTGCGAGGGGATCGGTCGCACCACGCAGCTCGACCTGAACCGCCTGCTGGACCGCAGCCTCTCGCTGAACGGCGGGGCCATCCAGCACCCGGATTTCAAACCCGGCAAGTGGCTGTGGAAGACGTACGCCCTGAGTGGCCTGTTCGACCTCGACCGGCCCGTGCAGGACTACTCCGAGCACGACCTGCACCTGCTGCTGCACGGGCGGGACCTGAAGGTGTCGCTGGGCGAGATCAACATGACGTACGAGGGGCTGGTGGACCGCTTTGAGCGGATGTACCTGAAAAAGGACGCGGCGGCCATGTCCGACCGGAGCCGCGCGGTGTTCGAGCAGTTCGTCACGGGCGGCACCTGCCCGGTCTGCGGCGGGGCCCGCCTGAACGCGGCGGCGCTCGCCTCGCGCATCGAGGGCTGTAATATTGCGGAACTCGCGGACCTGGAGGCCACCGAGCTGCTGGCCTTCCTGCGCGGTCTGAGTGACCCGGCGGCGGCGCGCGTGGCGGGGCACCTCGCGCAGCGGCTGTCGCACCTCGTGGAGATTGGTCTGGGGTACCTGAGCCTGAGCCGCGAGACGGCCACGCTGTCCGGCGGTGAGGGGCAGCGCCTGAAGCTGGTAAGGCACCTGGGCAACAGCCTGACCGACATGCTGTACATCCTGGACGAGCCCAGCGTGGGCCTGCACGCGCGGGACGTGTCGCGCCTGACCGGGCTGCTGGGCGCGCTGCGCGACAAGGGGAACACGGTGCTGGTCGTGGAGCACGACCCGGACGTGATCCTGGCGGCCGATCACGTGGTGGATCTCGGCCCGGGGGCGGGCGCGCGGGGCGGCGAGGTGGTGTTTCAGGGTCCGGTCGCGGCGCTGCTGGAGGCCGGGACCCTGACCGGGCGGCATCTGGGGCAGCCGCTGCCGCTGAAGGCGCAGGTGCGCGCCCCGACCGGGTGGCTGCACGTGGCGGGCGCGCGCCTGCACAACCTCAAGGACGTGACCGTGGACATCCCTACCGGCGTCCTGACGGTCGTGACCGGCGTGGCCGGGTCGGGCAAGAGTACCCTCATTCACGACGTGTTCCTGCCGCTTCACCCGGACGCCGTGGTCGTGGATCAGTCGCGCGTGACCACGAACAGCCGCTCGGCGCCCGCCACGTACACGGGCATCATGGACCCGATCCGCAAGGCGTTCGCGAAGGCCAGCGGGCAGAGTCCGTCGCTGTTCAGCTTCAACTCGGAGGGCAGCTGCCCGAACTGCGCGGGGCTGGGCGTCGTGTACACGGACCTGGCGTTCATGGAGGGCATCTCGACCGTGTGCGAGGTCTGCGAGGGCCAGCGGTTCCGCCCGGACGTGCTGCGCCATCAGCTGCGCGGGCAGTCCATCAGTGACGTGCTGAACATGACCGCCGGGGACGCCCTGGCTTTCTTCACCGAGAAGCCCGTGCGGGCGGTGCTGCAGGCCATGACGGATGTGGGCCTGGGCTACCTGACGCTGGGGCAGCCGCTGAGCACCGTGTCGGGCGGCGAGGCGCAGCGCCTGAAACTCGCGACTGAACTGCACAAGAAAGGCAGCGTGTACGTCATGGATGAACCCACCACGGGCCTGCACCTGAGCGATATCGGGCTGCTGCTGGGCATCATTGACCGGCTGGTAGACGGCGGGAACACCGTGATCCTGATCGAGCACCAGCTGGACGTGATCCGGCAGGCGGACTGGCTGATCGACCTCGGCCCGGAGGGCGGACGCGCGGGCGGCGAGGTGCTGTACAGCGGCCCCCCGGCGGGGCTGCGCAGCGTGGAGCGCTCGGTCACGGCACGGTATCTCTGA
- a CDS encoding AIM24 family protein, which produces MTNMHPGSDGTYSLRDFIAQTAERDNPGEVFELESSKMLEVKVNGRIWSKLGAMVAYKGNLSFTREGMLEGGLMKALKRAVSQEMSPLAKIEGRGVAYLADQGKEVQILRLQGDALNVNGNDLLAFEDTVQYDITMQRRIAGMAAGGLFSVRVQGHGMVAILSHGKPLTLRVTPQEPIFTDPNATIAWSGNLQPQLRMDSSMRSMFGRGGGETYQMVFQGDGFVVVQPYEEFEAGMLGGDSHGGSVGKSLGDLFD; this is translated from the coding sequence ATGACGAATATGCACCCGGGCAGTGACGGCACCTACAGCCTCCGTGACTTCATCGCGCAGACCGCCGAGCGGGACAATCCCGGCGAGGTCTTTGAGCTGGAGAGCAGCAAGATGCTGGAGGTGAAGGTCAACGGCCGCATCTGGAGCAAGCTGGGCGCGATGGTCGCCTACAAGGGCAACCTCTCGTTCACGCGCGAAGGCATGCTGGAGGGCGGCCTGATGAAGGCCCTGAAGCGCGCCGTGTCGCAGGAGATGAGCCCCCTGGCCAAGATCGAGGGGCGCGGCGTGGCGTACCTGGCCGATCAGGGCAAGGAGGTGCAGATCCTGCGCCTTCAGGGCGACGCGCTGAACGTGAACGGCAACGACCTGCTGGCCTTCGAGGACACCGTGCAGTACGACATCACCATGCAGCGCCGCATCGCGGGCATGGCGGCCGGCGGGCTGTTCAGCGTGCGCGTGCAGGGGCACGGCATGGTCGCGATCCTCAGTCACGGCAAGCCGCTGACGCTGCGCGTGACGCCGCAGGAGCCGATCTTCACCGATCCGAACGCCACGATCGCCTGGAGCGGGAACCTGCAGCCGCAGCTGCGGATGGATTCCAGCATGCGCAGCATGTTCGGCCGGGGCGGCGGCGAGACGTACCAGATGGTCTTCCAGGGCGACGGGTTCGTGGTCGTGCAGCCGTACGAGGAGTTCGAGGCCGGGATGCTCGGCGGCGACAGCCACGGCGGCAGCGTGGGCAAGAGCCTGGGCGACCTGTTCGACTGA
- the murG gene encoding undecaprenyldiphospho-muramoylpentapeptide beta-N-acetylglucosaminyltransferase, with the protein MSLVVMATGGTGGHIYPAVATARELSRRGHEVLLLGQRGGMEERVSREQGLPFEGVDAGKLARSGQGRPDPRELLRAGQGVLQARSVLNRLKPGVVVGYGGFASLPGVLAAQSLGVPTVLHEQNARLGLTQRLAVRKARAVGTAYERVIGLEAQLATMVGMPVREERLPRAEALARLGLQEGPLTIFVMGGSQGSLFLNQTVPDVLRHVFGPEGLLPPPAPGVVDLDFTGAGRGGVQVLHSTGPRWIAEVAPGVRDLEWFEAAGYVDAVAAWSVADLAITRAGTSTLAEAAFHGVPLVMVPLPESAENHQFHNAQAVQAAGAGVVVEQRRASEALGRAVLECAAAGTRASMREAALGRAQTGAAGRFADLIERHLR; encoded by the coding sequence ATGAGTCTGGTTGTGATGGCGACGGGGGGCACGGGGGGGCACATCTATCCGGCGGTGGCGACAGCGCGGGAGCTGTCGCGGCGCGGGCATGAGGTGCTGCTGCTGGGACAGCGGGGCGGCATGGAGGAACGTGTGTCGCGCGAGCAGGGCCTGCCGTTCGAGGGCGTGGACGCCGGGAAGCTGGCGCGCAGCGGGCAGGGCCGCCCGGACCCGCGTGAGTTGCTGCGGGCCGGGCAGGGCGTGTTGCAGGCGCGCTCGGTCCTGAACCGCCTGAAGCCCGGCGTGGTGGTCGGGTACGGGGGGTTCGCGAGCCTGCCGGGGGTGCTGGCCGCGCAGAGTCTGGGCGTACCGACCGTACTGCACGAGCAGAACGCGCGGCTGGGTCTGACGCAGCGGCTGGCGGTGCGCAAGGCCCGGGCGGTGGGCACGGCGTACGAGCGCGTGATCGGGTTGGAGGCGCAGTTAGCGACCATGGTGGGCATGCCGGTGCGCGAGGAACGCCTGCCCCGCGCGGAGGCGCTGGCGCGGCTGGGGCTCCAGGAGGGACCGCTGACGATCTTCGTGATGGGCGGATCACAGGGGTCGCTGTTCCTGAACCAGACGGTGCCCGACGTGCTGCGGCACGTGTTCGGCCCCGAGGGCCTGCTGCCGCCGCCCGCGCCGGGCGTGGTGGATCTGGACTTCACCGGCGCGGGCCGGGGTGGGGTGCAGGTGCTGCACTCGACCGGGCCGCGCTGGATCGCGGAGGTCGCGCCGGGTGTGCGGGACCTGGAGTGGTTCGAGGCGGCCGGGTACGTGGACGCGGTGGCGGCCTGGTCTGTGGCGGATCTGGCGATCACACGTGCGGGGACGAGCACGCTGGCGGAGGCGGCGTTCCACGGGGTGCCGCTGGTCATGGTGCCGCTGCCCGAGTCCGCGGAGAACCATCAGTTCCACAACGCTCAGGCGGTGCAGGCGGCGGGTGCGGGTGTGGTGGTGGAGCAGCGACGCGCGTCAGAAGCGCTGGGGCGGGCGGTGTTAGAGTGTGCGGCAGCGGGGACGCGCGCCTCGATGAGAGAGGCGGCGCTCGGGCGGGCCCAGACGGGTGCGGCGGGGCGGTTCGCGGACCTGATCGAACGGCACCTGCGTTAG
- the murC gene encoding UDP-N-acetylmuramate--L-alanine ligase, translating to MGAGGIGMSAFARLLSAQGHRVSGCDEHVTDLTARLSQEGIPVAPEHSASHVTDEPFGRIDVLVASEAVPKDHPELVAARAAGVEIRPRMALLDALLRGGTSIGVIGTHGKTTTTSMIAVALAGANLDPSAFVGGIVPEFGSNARTGSGPFVAEVDESDKGFAALGAGTAVFTNAEDDHVGGNQATYWETVEEQHAAFARFVTQSDRVLLCADWPGLDALCGGARERLTYGQAEGADYRAANLRPDADGTTFTVLRRGEPLAEARVALPGLHNVLNALAALAVVDLHGGDVPRAAAALAEFRGPGRRWQRIGELNGALVIDDYAHNATKVAAAVQAARQTGRRVRVVFQPHRYLRTQQSWPRLADALMDADEVLLLDIAAASETPIPGIHATLISDRMSAGGHAGVHYLPDRTEVLRVLRETAGPGDLIVTMGAGDVWKLSRELVGTL from the coding sequence ATGGGGGCCGGTGGGATCGGCATGAGTGCCTTCGCGCGGCTGCTGTCCGCGCAGGGCCACCGCGTGAGCGGCTGTGACGAGCACGTCACCGACCTCACGGCGCGCCTGTCACAGGAGGGCATTCCGGTCGCGCCGGAGCATTCGGCGTCGCACGTGACCGACGAGCCTTTCGGCCGGATCGATGTCCTCGTGGCATCGGAAGCGGTTCCGAAGGATCACCCGGAACTCGTGGCGGCGCGCGCGGCGGGCGTGGAGATCCGGCCGCGCATGGCCCTGCTGGACGCGCTGCTGCGTGGCGGAACCAGCATCGGGGTGATCGGCACGCACGGCAAGACCACCACGACGAGCATGATCGCCGTGGCGCTGGCCGGGGCGAACCTTGACCCGTCGGCGTTCGTGGGCGGCATCGTCCCGGAGTTCGGCAGCAACGCCCGCACGGGCAGCGGTCCCTTCGTGGCCGAGGTGGACGAGAGCGACAAGGGCTTCGCGGCGCTGGGGGCGGGCACGGCGGTGTTCACGAACGCCGAGGACGACCACGTGGGCGGCAATCAGGCCACCTACTGGGAGACCGTGGAGGAACAGCACGCGGCCTTCGCGCGCTTCGTGACGCAGTCGGATCGGGTGTTGCTGTGCGCCGACTGGCCGGGCCTGGACGCCCTGTGCGGGGGCGCCCGTGAGCGCCTGACCTACGGGCAGGCCGAGGGGGCCGACTACCGCGCCGCGAACCTGCGCCCGGACGCGGACGGCACGACCTTCACGGTGCTGCGCCGGGGCGAGCCGCTGGCCGAGGCGCGCGTGGCGCTGCCGGGCCTGCACAACGTCCTGAACGCGCTGGCGGCGCTGGCGGTCGTGGACCTGCACGGCGGGGACGTGCCGCGCGCGGCGGCGGCCCTGGCGGAGTTCCGGGGACCGGGGCGGCGCTGGCAGCGCATCGGGGAACTCAACGGTGCGCTCGTCATCGACGATTACGCGCACAACGCCACGAAGGTCGCGGCGGCGGTGCAGGCGGCCCGGCAGACGGGGCGGCGCGTGAGGGTGGTGTTCCAGCCGCACCGGTACCTGCGCACGCAGCAGTCCTGGCCGCGACTCGCGGACGCACTGATGGACGCGGACGAGGTGCTGCTGCTGGACATCGCGGCGGCAAGTGAAACCCCCATTCCCGGCATTCACGCCACGCTGATCAGTGACCGCATGAGCGCCGGGGGCCACGCGGGCGTGCACTACCTGCCCGACCGCACCGAGGTGCTGCGCGTGCTGCGCGAGACCGCCGGACCCGGCGACCTGATCGTCACGATGGGCGCGGGCGACGTGTGGAAACTGTCGCGCGAACTGGTGGGGACGCTGTGA
- a CDS encoding UDP-N-acetylmuramate dehydrogenase yields MTALLSRTGARVERLPLSRFTTLGVGGEAEVWFVETHEQLREAMEQPYRILGGGSNLVIADEGVPERVIRLSGALAERDLTPDPHLSEDPWVVTGWVGGGVPLPGLIRQLQKLGLSGLEGTVGIPAQVGGAVWMNAGTRYGEMFDGLHTLEIVTPEGTRQVTPDDLNWGYRDSGIPRNHIVTRVRLKLRRAAPEEVLAKMDFADQARKGQPKMKTPGCAFKNPGGVSAGKLIDEAGLKGSRVGNALIAPEHANFIVNLGGATAADVHALLGLIRERVPVPMELEYELWPAPGNA; encoded by the coding sequence GTGACCGCCCTGCTCAGCCGCACGGGCGCGCGCGTGGAGCGGCTGCCCCTGTCGCGCTTCACGACCCTGGGCGTGGGCGGCGAGGCCGAGGTGTGGTTCGTCGAGACGCACGAGCAGCTGCGCGAGGCCATGGAGCAGCCCTACCGCATCCTGGGGGGTGGCAGCAACCTCGTGATCGCCGATGAGGGCGTGCCGGAGCGCGTGATCCGCCTGAGCGGCGCACTCGCCGAGCGTGACCTGACCCCCGATCCGCACCTGAGCGAAGACCCCTGGGTGGTGACCGGCTGGGTGGGCGGCGGCGTGCCCCTGCCCGGCCTGATCCGGCAGTTGCAGAAGCTGGGCCTGAGCGGCCTGGAGGGCACCGTCGGCATTCCCGCGCAGGTGGGCGGCGCGGTGTGGATGAACGCCGGGACCCGCTACGGCGAGATGTTCGACGGGCTGCACACCCTGGAGATCGTCACGCCCGAGGGCACGCGGCAGGTCACGCCGGACGACCTGAACTGGGGCTACCGCGACAGCGGCATTCCGCGCAACCACATCGTGACCCGCGTGCGCCTGAAACTGCGCCGCGCCGCGCCCGAAGAGGTCCTGGCTAAGATGGACTTCGCGGATCAGGCCCGTAAGGGCCAGCCGAAGATGAAGACGCCGGGCTGCGCGTTCAAGAACCCGGGCGGCGTGAGCGCCGGGAAGCTGATCGACGAGGCGGGCCTCAAGGGTTCCCGCGTGGGGAACGCGCTGATCGCGCCGGAGCACGCGAACTTCATCGTGAACCTGGGCGGCGCGACCGCCGCGGACGTGCACGCGCTGCTGGGCCTGATCCGCGAGCGCGTCCCGGTGCCGATGGAACTGGAGTACGAACTGTGGCCCGCGCCGGGGAACGCGTGA
- a CDS encoding cell division protein FtsQ/DivIB, whose translation MPDPAPSGADAAESLAASAPRRRSRRPLWAALAAALVVGAGVGAWFALPVKTVSVSGNVRLSEARVRELAGLEGSPFGWLYYGAWRARGLLDSPWVQSAVVTRTFPDRVAIAVTERVPRARWQRRTGEVVAVARDGTVLPAATGTGGLPLISGWGPDRVPEVLGLLDTLGRYTVRTVTYTPSGVRVKLKTGSVWSGDLNALVKYAGSISMYPDRDIYIYPWGVSVQE comes from the coding sequence GTGCCGGACCCTGCGCCGTCCGGAGCTGACGCTGCTGAATCTCTTGCTGCATCTGCCCCGCGCCGCCGCTCGCGCCGTCCCCTGTGGGCGGCCCTGGCGGCGGCGCTCGTGGTGGGGGCCGGGGTGGGCGCGTGGTTCGCGCTGCCGGTGAAGACCGTGTCGGTCAGCGGCAACGTCCGCCTGAGCGAGGCGCGCGTGCGGGAACTGGCGGGCCTGGAGGGCTCCCCCTTCGGCTGGCTGTACTACGGCGCGTGGCGCGCGCGGGGCCTGCTGGACAGTCCGTGGGTGCAGTCGGCGGTGGTGACGCGCACCTTCCCGGACCGCGTGGCCATCGCGGTCACCGAGCGGGTCCCGCGTGCCCGCTGGCAGCGGCGCACCGGGGAGGTGGTGGCCGTGGCGCGCGACGGGACAGTCCTGCCGGCCGCGACCGGCACGGGGGGGCTGCCGCTGATCAGCGGCTGGGGGCCTGACCGCGTCCCGGAGGTTCTGGGGCTGCTGGACACCCTGGGCCGCTACACTGTGCGGACGGTCACGTACACGCCGTCGGGCGTGCGCGTGAAACTCAAGACCGGCTCGGTCTGGAGTGGCGACCTGAACGCCCTCGTGAAGTATGCTGGGAGCATCAGCATGTATCCAGACCGTGACATTTACATCTACCCCTGGGGGGTGAGCGTCCAGGAATGA
- the ftsA gene encoding cell division protein FtsA — protein MKENSIIVGLDIGTTKITTVIGEVGPNGSVDIIGEGTVPSEGMKRGSVVNLERATHAIKQSVQSAERVSGVKVESVYVTVAGNHAKAITSHGLAAIRRNQEIGQGDVDRAIENARAVPLDPNLEIIHTLPQEYVVDGQEGIKNPVGMHGVRLEVDVHIVAGTAGPLLNLRRCVQEAGLRVEGFALHALASGLATLEAAEQAQTVIVVDMGGGTTDVAVFKRGNLAHSACIPIGGDHVTADLSQILKIPAEEAENVKRRYGAALPELADQDLTLEITTSSGSTHAITAFELSRIIKPRLAEIFGMIRDEIDQTLGPVELVANGVILTGGAALLRGTPELARDRFRLPVRVGRPRGIGGLTDIVSGPGHAGSVGLVLYGMAEDGRLPHLVYGDMAPAATPVAPQVTAPAPTTPEVPEVRAAPAPREQNREKDKQGPSLTERMRNWFKDWM, from the coding sequence ATGAAAGAGAACAGCATCATCGTCGGCCTGGACATCGGGACGACCAAAATCACCACCGTGATCGGCGAGGTCGGTCCGAACGGCAGCGTCGACATCATCGGTGAAGGCACCGTGCCCAGCGAGGGCATGAAGCGCGGCTCGGTCGTGAACCTCGAGCGGGCCACGCACGCCATCAAGCAGTCCGTCCAGAGCGCCGAGCGGGTCAGCGGCGTGAAGGTCGAGTCCGTGTACGTCACGGTCGCGGGCAACCACGCCAAGGCCATCACCAGCCACGGGCTGGCCGCGATCCGCCGCAACCAGGAAATCGGTCAGGGCGACGTGGACCGCGCCATCGAGAACGCCCGCGCGGTGCCGCTCGATCCCAACCTGGAGATCATCCACACCCTCCCGCAGGAGTACGTCGTGGATGGTCAGGAGGGCATCAAGAACCCGGTCGGCATGCACGGCGTGCGCCTGGAAGTGGACGTGCACATCGTGGCCGGGACGGCGGGACCGCTGCTGAATCTGCGCCGCTGCGTGCAGGAGGCCGGGCTGCGCGTGGAGGGCTTCGCGCTGCATGCGCTGGCCAGCGGGCTGGCGACCCTGGAGGCCGCCGAGCAGGCGCAGACGGTCATCGTGGTGGACATGGGCGGCGGCACGACCGACGTGGCCGTGTTTAAACGCGGGAACCTCGCGCACTCGGCGTGCATCCCGATCGGTGGGGATCACGTCACGGCGGACCTCTCGCAGATCCTGAAGATCCCGGCCGAGGAGGCCGAGAACGTCAAGCGCCGCTACGGCGCGGCCCTGCCGGAACTGGCCGACCAGGACCTGACGCTGGAGATCACGACGTCGTCCGGCAGCACGCACGCCATCACGGCGTTCGAGCTGTCGCGGATCATCAAGCCGCGCCTCGCGGAGATCTTCGGCATGATCCGCGACGAGATCGACCAGACCCTCGGGCCCGTCGAACTCGTGGCGAACGGCGTGATCCTCACGGGCGGCGCGGCGCTGCTGCGCGGCACGCCGGAACTCGCCCGGGACCGCTTCCGCCTGCCGGTGCGGGTGGGCCGCCCGCGCGGCATCGGCGGCCTGACCGACATCGTCAGCGGACCCGGGCACGCCGGGAGCGTCGGACTGGTGCTGTACGGCATGGCCGAGGACGGCCGCCTGCCGCACCTCGTGTACGGCGACATGGCCCCGGCCGCGACCCCGGTCGCGCCGCAGGTGACGGCGCCCGCGCCGACCACCCCCGAGGTGCCCGAGGTGCGGGCGGCACCCGCCCCGCGCGAACAGAACCGCGAGAAGGACAAGCAGGGCCCCAGCCTGACCGAGCGGATGCGCAACTGGTTCAAGGACTGGATGTAA
- the ftsZ gene encoding cell division protein FtsZ, translating into MQAARIRVIGLGGAGNNAVNRMIESGLEGVEFIAGNTDAQVLAKSHAEIRIQLGDRLTRGLGAGADPEVGEKAALEDRERIKEYLEGTDMLFITAGMGGGTGTGSAPVVAEIAREMGILTVAIVTRPFKFEGPKRLRVAEEGISKLADRVDGMIVVNNEKLLTAVDKKVSFREAFLIADRVLYYGVKGISDVINVEGMINLDFADVRNLLANSGTVLMGIGAGRGEKVAEEAAMSAIHSPLLERGIEGARRILVNVTGSYDLSMTDANEIVEKIREATGFEEPDILFGITPDEDAGDEVRVTVIATGFNDMPVTVAGGLRSSVIDTIVKPVRGGSSYDPKDYDIPAFLRNVDRD; encoded by the coding sequence ATGCAAGCGGCCAGAATTCGCGTGATCGGCTTGGGCGGGGCGGGCAACAATGCCGTCAACCGCATGATTGAATCGGGACTTGAGGGCGTGGAGTTCATCGCCGGGAACACGGACGCGCAGGTGCTCGCCAAGAGTCACGCGGAGATCCGCATTCAGCTCGGGGACCGCCTGACACGCGGCCTGGGCGCCGGCGCGGACCCCGAGGTGGGCGAGAAGGCCGCCCTGGAGGACCGCGAGCGCATCAAGGAGTACCTCGAGGGCACCGACATGCTGTTCATCACCGCCGGGATGGGCGGCGGGACCGGCACCGGCAGCGCGCCGGTCGTCGCGGAGATCGCCCGCGAGATGGGCATCCTGACGGTCGCCATCGTGACGCGGCCCTTCAAGTTCGAGGGCCCCAAGCGCCTGCGCGTCGCCGAGGAAGGCATCAGCAAGCTCGCCGACCGCGTGGACGGCATGATCGTCGTGAACAACGAGAAGCTGCTGACCGCCGTGGACAAGAAGGTCTCGTTCCGCGAGGCGTTCCTGATCGCCGACCGCGTGCTGTACTACGGCGTGAAGGGCATCAGCGACGTGATCAACGTCGAGGGCATGATCAACTTGGACTTCGCGGACGTGCGCAACCTGCTCGCCAACAGCGGCACGGTCCTGATGGGCATCGGCGCGGGGCGCGGCGAGAAGGTCGCCGAGGAGGCCGCCATGAGCGCCATCCACAGCCCGCTGCTCGAACGCGGCATCGAGGGCGCGCGGCGCATCCTGGTGAACGTGACCGGCAGCTACGACCTGAGCATGACCGACGCGAACGAGATCGTCGAGAAGATCCGCGAGGCGACCGGTTTCGAGGAACCCGACATCCTGTTCGGCATCACGCCCGACGAGGACGCCGGGGACGAGGTGCGCGTCACCGTGATCGCCACCGGCTTCAACGACATGCCGGTGACCGTGGCGGGCGGCCTGCGCTCCAGCGTGATCGACACGATCGTCAAGCCCGTGCGCGGCGGCAGCAGCTACGACCCGAAGGATTACGACATCCCGGCGTTCCTGCGCAACGTGGACCGCGACTGA
- a CDS encoding branched-chain amino acid ABC transporter substrate-binding protein produces the protein MQRVPAHRILTLSLLAPLTLLTLGTGAHAQTAAKLTPVKLATISPLSGSISNLGAQVRNGAQLAVNEYRAQFRTLGFDLSLVAFDDQADPATGTAAARKIAADRQVLAVVGALNSGVTIPASAALSASHVAVVNSGSTANQVTDRGLKNVSRIVPRDDAQGPAGATFLTGTLKAKRVYVLNDKTAYGEGLAGEVENTLKARGVKVLANEGTEEKSDFSGVIAKIRLQRPDAIYFGGVYNQVGVFLSQLRGAGVTVPVVGGDGLDSPALARVAGTGATNVYYTTVSAPLSALPAARAFAGSYRKAFGSDPQGFAAFAYDAARVALQGVLNAAKVNGGKVPSRTQVESAVRTGTYSGLLSGSVKFNAVGDRQSAKLYVMKLTGGKLSLSTSVNVQPARR, from the coding sequence ATGCAGCGAGTTCCCGCACACCGCATCCTGACCCTGTCCCTGTTGGCCCCCCTGACCCTGCTGACCCTGGGGACCGGCGCCCACGCCCAGACCGCCGCGAAGCTGACCCCGGTGAAACTCGCGACGATCAGCCCGCTGTCCGGTTCGATCAGCAACCTGGGCGCGCAGGTGCGCAACGGCGCGCAGCTCGCCGTGAACGAGTACAGGGCGCAGTTCAGGACACTGGGCTTCGACCTGAGCCTCGTGGCGTTCGACGACCAGGCCGACCCGGCGACCGGCACGGCCGCGGCGCGCAAGATCGCCGCCGACCGGCAGGTGCTGGCCGTGGTGGGCGCACTGAACAGCGGCGTGACCATTCCCGCCAGCGCCGCGCTGAGTGCCAGTCACGTGGCGGTCGTGAACTCGGGCAGCACCGCCAATCAGGTGACCGACCGCGGCCTGAAGAACGTGAGCCGCATCGTGCCGCGCGACGACGCGCAGGGCCCGGCCGGGGCGACGTTCCTGACCGGCACCCTGAAGGCCAAGCGGGTGTACGTCCTGAACGACAAGACGGCGTACGGCGAGGGCCTGGCCGGTGAGGTCGAGAACACCCTGAAGGCGCGCGGCGTGAAGGTGCTGGCGAACGAGGGCACCGAGGAGAAGAGCGACTTCTCGGGCGTGATCGCCAAGATCAGGTTGCAGCGGCCGGACGCGATCTATTTCGGCGGGGTGTACAACCAGGTGGGTGTGTTCCTCTCGCAGCTGCGCGGCGCGGGCGTCACGGTTCCCGTGGTCGGCGGCGACGGCCTGGACAGCCCGGCCCTGGCCCGCGTGGCCGGAACGGGCGCCACGAACGTGTACTACACGACCGTGTCCGCGCCACTGAGTGCGCTGCCTGCCGCCAGGGCGTTCGCCGGGTCGTACCGCAAGGCCTTCGGGAGTGACCCGCAGGGCTTCGCGGCGTTCGCGTACGACGCGGCGCGCGTGGCGCTACAGGGCGTCCTGAATGCTGCCAAGGTCAACGGCGGGAAGGTGCCCAGCCGCACGCAGGTGGAGTCGGCGGTGCGGACCGGGACGTACTCTGGTCTACTGTCCGGCAGCGTGAAGTTCAACGCGGTGGGGGACCGCCAGAGCGCAAAACTGTACGTCATGAAGCTAACGGGCGGGAAATTGAGCCTGAGCACCAGCGTGAACGTGCAGCCTGCACGCCGCTGA